Within Halonatronomonas betaini, the genomic segment TTCCCTATTCAGAATTTCCAGTTGGAGCAGCCCTTTTGACGGTGGGCGGTAATATTTATACTGGTTGTAATATTGAAAATGCTTCTTTTGGCCTGACTAACTGTGCTGAAAGGACTGCTATCTTTAAAGCAGTCTCTGCTGGAGAGACTGAGTTTAAGGCTATGGCAATTGTTGGTGATACACCTGGGCCTGTTTCTCCCTGCGGGGCCTGCCGTCAGGTTATGAATGAGTTTTCTCCAGAGATGGATATTCATCTATATAATCTGGCTGAAGATAAGGAATTTACGACTGCGGCAGAACTTTTGCCAGGTTTTTTCACCTCAAAGGATATGGATAGATAATGGCTTTTAAATCAGGTTTTATAACTGTTGTTGGCAGGCCTAATGTCGGTAAGTCGACACTGGTAAATAGATTGATTGGTGAGAAGGCAGCGATTGTATCTGCCCGGCCTCAAACGACCAGACAGAAGATAAGGGCTATTTTAACTACCGATGATTTTCAGGCTGTTTTTGTTGATACTCCAGGTGTTCATAAAGTTAAGAATAAACTTGATGAATATATGCTTGATCAGATTTATAGTAGCTTAAAGAATATAGATTTGATCTTTTTTGTTGTTGATAGCACAACTGGTTTTGGCAAAGGTGATCAATTTATCTTTGATCAGATTAAGGATACTGGTACAGAGGTAATTCTTGTTGCCAATAAGGCTGATAAGGTTAGTAATAAAAAGCTTGTAAAGAGATTAAAGACCTATAAAGAGAAGACAGGCCTTGAGCCTATTGCTATTTCGGCAACTCAGGGGAAAGGGCTTGACAATCTTGAGAGGATACTGGTTGAAAAGTTGCCTGAGGGTCCAAAGTATTATCCTGAAGATATGTTTACTGATCAATTAGAGAGAGATTTAGTTGCAGAATTAATCAGGGAACAGATTTTTCATTTATTACGGGATGAGATTCCCTATGGGACTGCTGTAATGATTGAAGAGATTAAAGAGCGGGATGATGGTATGATATATGTAAGGGCCAATATCTTTGTTGAAAGATCGAGCCATAAAGGGATTATTATCGGTAAAAATGGAAAGATGTTAAAGAAAATTGGTCAAAAAGCCAGGGAAGAGATTGAAAAATTACAGGGCAGTCAGGTTTTCCTTGATCTCTGGGTAAAAGAGAGGAAAAAATGGCGAAA encodes:
- a CDS encoding cytidine deaminase; the protein is MDKEIIEKLKKKAREAREKAYVPYSEFPVGAALLTVGGNIYTGCNIENASFGLTNCAERTAIFKAVSAGETEFKAMAIVGDTPGPVSPCGACRQVMNEFSPEMDIHLYNLAEDKEFTTAAELLPGFFTSKDMDR
- the era gene encoding GTPase Era → MAFKSGFITVVGRPNVGKSTLVNRLIGEKAAIVSARPQTTRQKIRAILTTDDFQAVFVDTPGVHKVKNKLDEYMLDQIYSSLKNIDLIFFVVDSTTGFGKGDQFIFDQIKDTGTEVILVANKADKVSNKKLVKRLKTYKEKTGLEPIAISATQGKGLDNLERILVEKLPEGPKYYPEDMFTDQLERDLVAELIREQIFHLLRDEIPYGTAVMIEEIKERDDGMIYVRANIFVERSSHKGIIIGKNGKMLKKIGQKAREEIEKLQGSQVFLDLWVKERKKWRKNDQWLKRFGYKDEK